In a single window of the Cuculus canorus isolate bCucCan1 chromosome 25, bCucCan1.pri, whole genome shotgun sequence genome:
- the LOC128854569 gene encoding olfactory receptor 1019-like, protein MKGNMENHTKITEFMLVGFKSHPGSQLLLSFLFSIMYVVTVVGNGCMILIIRTDSNLHTPMYFFLQNLSILDICYSSVITPKAALTFSLGRGLISYNGCASQMFFFSLFGTTEAFFLAVMAYDRFCAICSPLLYTIIMNKRFCIFMVMGSYLSGCINCTIQTGFTFSLSFCGHQEINHFFCDVPAVMHASCSDVFVNEIVMLALCGSIIVGTALVVFISYGYIVLIIIQMPSAESRRKAFSTCSSHMLAVSLFFGSVFFMYAQPGVTSSPDKNNTISVLYTIVIPMLNPFIYALRNQEVKGSLKKQFKGKGFF, encoded by the coding sequence ATGAAAGGAAACATGGAAAACCACACCAAGATAACTGAGTTCATGCTAGTTGGGTTCAAATCTCATCCAGGATCGCAACTGCTTCTTTCGTTTCTCTTCTCAATAATGTATGTTGTCACTGTGGTAGGAAATGGCTGCATGATTCTCATCATTAGAACAGACTCCAACCTGCACACTCCCATGTACTTTTTCCTACAGAACTTGTCCATCTTGGACATCTGCTATTCCTCTGTCATCACTCCCAAAGCAGCACTGACCTTCTCACTCGGTAGAGGACTCATTTCCTACAATGGCTGTGCATCTCAAAtgttcttcttctctctctttggcACAACGGAAGCCTTCTTCCTCGCTGTGATGGCTTATGATCGCTTCTGTGCCATTTGCTCTCCACTGCTGTACACAATCATTATGAATAAAAGGTTTTGCATTTTCATGGTGATGGGCTCTTATCTGTCAGGCTGCATCAACTGCACCATTCAGACAGGCTTTACATTCAGTTTGTCCTTTTGTGGGCACCAAGAAATAAACCACTTCTTCTGTGATGTTCCTGCAGTGATGCATGCCTCCTGCTCAGACGTGTTTGTCAATGAAATAGTCATGCTGGCTCTGTGTGGATCAATTATTGTGGGCACTGCCTTGGTGGTTTTTATCTCCTATGGTTATATTGTCCTCATTATTATCCAAATGCCTTCAGCTGAGAGCAGGCGCAAGGCCTTCTCCACTTGCTCTTCTCACATGCTGGCCGTCAGCTTGTTTTTTGggtctgttttcttcatgtatGCTCAGCCTGGGGTCACATCTTCACCTGACAAAAACAACACCATCTCTGTCCTCTATACTATTGTCATCCCCATGCTAAACCCTTTCATCTACGCCCTCCGAAACCAGGAGGTGAAAGGATCTCTGAAAAAACAGTTCAAAGGGAAAGGCTTCTTTTAG
- the LOC128854465 gene encoding olfactory receptor 6Y1-like, whose product MGGRNETSVMYFILLGFSSTAELQLLLFSVLLLAYSFTVLENFIIILIIRTNDSLQKPMYFFLGNLSFLEIWYVSVIEPKMLIDFFSQDKHISFQGCMAQLYFFVTFIGTESILLAVMAYDRFLAVCKPLRYPLIMNHRFCAQLTAACWLCGLITSSIKLSFIAHLSFCDVDKINHYFCDISPLLNISCSDSSSAELVDFILALIVIVVPVCTVVASYIYIIFTVLKVPSQGRQKAFSTCTSHLTVVILFYSTTLFTYARPKVMYTYSANKSIAVLYTVVVPLLNPLIYCLRNKEVRLALRKTFASTRHP is encoded by the coding sequence ATGGGTGGGAGGAATGAAACCAGTGTCATGTATTTCATTCTCCTGGGTTTTTCCTCCActgctgaactgcagctgctcctcttctctgttttactTCTGGCTTATTCATTCACTGTATTGGAAAACTTCATTATCATTCTAATCATCAGAACTAACGACAGTCTGCAAAAACCCATGTATTTCTTCTTAGGAAATCTGTCTTTCTTAGAGATCTGGTACGTTTCTGTCATTGAGCCAAAGATGCTCATAGATTTCTTCTCTCAAGACAAACACATCTCGTTCCAGGGTTGTATGGCACAGTTGTATTTCTTTGTGACTTTTATTGGTACTGAGTCCATTCTATTAGCTGTGATGGCCTACGACCGCTTCTTGGCCGTATGCAAACCTCTCCGATACCCACTCATCATGAATCATCGGTTCTGTGCTCAGCTGACAGCTGCCTGTTGGCTGTGTGGCTTGATCACTTCTTCCATCAAGCTGAGCTTTATCGCCCATCTCTCATTCTGTGATGTAGACAAAATCAATCACTATTTCTGCGATATTTCACCCCTATTGAACATCTCCTGCAGTGATTCTTCTTCAGCTGAGCTAGTGGACTTCATCTTGGCTCTGATCGTCATCGTGGTGCCTGTGTGTACTGTGGTCGCCTCCTATATTTACATCATATTCACCGTGTTGAAGGTCCCTTCTCAGGGGAGGCAAAAGGCCTTTTCCACCTGCACTTCTCATTTGACTGTAGTGATATTGTTCTACTCCACCACTCTTTTCACTTATGCCCGTCCTAAGGTCATGTACACCTACAGTGCGAACAAGTCTATAGCAGTCTTGTACACGGTAGTTGTGCCACTACTGAATCCTCTCATATATTGCCTTAGAAACAAAGAAGTCAGGCTTGCCCTCAGGAAGACCTTTGCCTCCACGAGACACCCCTGA
- the LOC104054231 gene encoding olfactory receptor 1019, giving the protein MKGNMENHTKITEFMLVGFKSHPGSQLLLSFLFSIMYVVTVVGNGCMILIIRTDSNLHTPMYFFLQNLSILDICYSSVITPKAALTFSLGRGLISYNGCASQMFFFSLFGTTEAFFLAVMAYDRFCAICSPLLYTIIMNKRLCIFMVMGSYLSGCINCTIQTGFTFSLSFCGHQEINHFFCDVPAVMHASCSDVFVNEIVMLALCGSIIVGTALVVFISYGYIILIIIQMPSAESRRKAFSTCSSHMLAVSLFFGSVFFMYAQPGVTSSPDKNNTISVLYTIVIPMLNPFIYALRNQEVKGSLKKQFKGKGFF; this is encoded by the coding sequence ATGAAAGGAAACATGGAAAACCACACCAAGATAACTGAGTTCATGCTAGTTGGGTTCAAATCTCATCCAGGATCGCAACTGCTTCTTTCGTTTCTCTTCTCAATAATGTATGTTGTCACTGTGGTAGGAAATGGCTGCATGATTCTCATCATTAGAACAGACTCCAACCTGCACACTCCCATGTACTTTTTCCTACAGAACTTGTCCATCTTGGACATCTGCTATTCCTCTGTCATCACTCCCAAAGCAGCACTGACCTTCTCACTCGGTAGAGGACTCATTTCCTACAATGGCTGTGCATCTCAAAtgttcttcttctctctctttggcACAACGGAAGCCTTCTTCCTCGCTGTGATGGCTTATGATCGCTTCTGTGCCATTTGCTCTCCACTGCTGTACACAATCATTATGAATAAAAGGCTTTGCATTTTCATGGTGATGGGCTCTTATCTGTCAGGCTGCATCAACTGCACCATTCAGACAGGCTTTACATTCAGTTTGTCCTTTTGTGGGCACCAAGAAATAAACCACTTCTTCTGTGATGTTCCTGCAGTGATGCATGCCTCCTGCTCAGACGTGTTTGTCAATGAAATAGTCATGCTGGCTCTGTGTGGATCAATTATTGTGGGCACTGCCTTGGTGGTTTTTATCTCCTATGGTTATATTATCCTCATTATTATCCAAATGCCTTCAGCTGAGAGCAGGCGCAAGGCCTTCTCCACTTGCTCTTCTCACATGCTGGCCGTCAGCTTGTTTTTTGggtctgttttcttcatgtatGCTCAGCCTGGGGTCACATCTTCACCTGACAAAAACAACACCATCTCTGTCCTCTATACTATTGTCATCCCCATGCTAAACCCTTTCATCTACGCCCTCCGAAACCAGGAGGTGAAAGGATC